The Hydractinia symbiolongicarpus strain clone_291-10 chromosome 2, HSymV2.1, whole genome shotgun sequence genomic sequence ATCCGATAAATTTCTTAGTTTATGAATGGTATAAAAATGCTTTTAGTTACATATGCCAAATCCTTCTTATACCAAAAAATTGTTACATGCAATGTAAAATTTGAAGCAAATTTGTTTTCTTAGGCTCTAGTGCTAGATCTGCGATTTCACAGGCCATAGCTGAGATACAATTAAAGACCTGCATCACATTTCGTCAAAAGCAATCTGGAGACAATGattacatttcattttttaaagatacGAATCGGTAAGTTCCTTTCTTGCATAGGAAGTCCATCTATacgtttaatttttatttcgaaTTTTCGGTTCTAAACAGAAAAATTTATTAGAATTTACGCGTGACAGAAACTTAAGAAATTATGTAATCACCCAAATAGCCACTGTATAATAATTTTATGTGATTTATGTTATCAGTTGCTGGAGTTTTATTGGAAAATCCGGTGGCAAACAGCAAGTATCATTAGGATCAGGATGCGAACATAAAAATACTGCCATCCACGAAGTAAGAGTGGTTATAtttctatatatttatatttaatttagaaattgattattatatttaatttagaaattgatttacttaaaaaataacgaaaaatgTGTCGTTTTTTTACTTAGATAATGCACGCTTTAGGTTTCTGGCATGAACAGTCAAGACCAGATCGAGACAATTACGTCACAGTCCATTTAAGTAACGTGAAAGCAGGTCGGAACATCTGTTGTATTTATACTTTTCTTTTATATTCGACGGCCCGTATCTTAACTTTTGTCTTTGTGGATTTTACTACAAAGATTTTCCTCGTTTTTTCTTCTTAAGAATCATTCCATACCAGAAACCTCCGATTAAAAAgggtaaaaaattatattttacatttgCATAGAATGTACAACATCCTATTTAATTTACCGCATTTTATAGTTCAAACATCTCTGATTaacaaagatataaaaaataaatcacatTGCGATAGAATATACCACATTcaatttcatatatttttttccacaTAGGTGAAGAACATAATTTTGACAAGAAGTTAGCCAATAAAGTCACAACATTCGGCTTTCCCTACGATTATGAATCCACAATGCATTATGACAAGTAAGTCGAAATTTTATCTGTAATTATGAATCACATGTAAAATTTAAACTAACAATATCTTCTACATGTTTATACCAGAtatgatttttcaaaaaacggaCGTGCAACAATCACAGGGAAGAACAATCCAAATCAAAAACTCGGTCGATGTTCATCATGTGGAATGTCAATCATCGACGCTGACCAATTAAATGCTATGTACTGCTCAGCTGTTCAATCCAATCTCAATCGTGACACGTTGAGAACGCAAATGGCACGTTTAGTGGCTGGACATTCTGGGCAATCGAATGATGTTTTCAGACATGACGtcctaaattttttgaaaaaggtttacCCGAACTACAACTTCATGGTCAACGCTTATAACGCTGTTTCTGGCTACGACACACACGCATATATCGGAAAGTGTACGCATATCTTCCGATCATACAACAAGAACCTTGTTGTTTGTTATTCAAGAAAAACATCTAGATTTCCGACTGCTGCAAAACAGTCCGAGATTGTTTCAGCCACATTGGCCACCATAGTTAACAAGGTATGTGTATGTTTTGTTGATTATAATTATTGGTTCCTTTGCTCTTCTTTAagtttatttaacattttagaacTGCGACGCAAAATGGGCGCGCGACACTGCATGGAAAAAAGCCACATCTTACGGATATCCAATTGCTGGTATTGAAGTTGTTAGATTCGGCTCTGGATTGAGAACAGCCTCGCATGGTCCTTTGCGCTTCATCAATTACAAATGTCACAAATGCACTGGATGGTGGGCACACAAGAAATGCAACAACAATCACGACTCAAGCTTTGTGATTATGTTTGGATAAAGAAGACGCtattaattaatgcacttgtttGTTACTCACCCGTCAAGGACTTATAATGTGTAATTCACGGACATTGTTATCAAAATGCATCGTTCCACTGGATTGGAACTTCTTGATTGTACCTtcctttaataaaatataagccACGtgttaataaagttatttttttcttcctatTATGGATTATAATTGATTGCATATTTGCTTTTCTGTttttagtttgaaaaaaaaacatgtatttttatattttcctaatttcaaaagggcaaataaattaaagacaattaattctgatatatatcacaaccaaatctcggtagaggttaggggaaatagcaaagcacgttttttttttgttacgtggtgtcattcgtaaagagtgagccaatgacaatttttaggatttacgtacagggcacattggttacactcataagcgcaagaaatgcacacataaaatttggtacttattacaaaaataccacttggtttgtttacaaaagagaacagcctcgacgttgtttgatgttgttcttacaggtagctaaGCTACCCTATATAGCTAGACtaaggattaaactagcatttattacttaatactcagtaaaataggtcaagtttaaatattaaactttttcgctagctagactaagtatgaaaggacaaggctgagaTTTTTAGTTggattaaaagtcaaaacttagaggaaaattacatcacagtttttaaaattacattACACATACTACAGAACACCTGCGGGAAAACTCATTGTTCATCCAGTTACCCCATAtgggtaatatggaagatttcttcataaaaaacctCAGAAACCTTTTCGAGTGGATTActttcacattaacaaaaattaaaatttttaacataaacttttgcgattttgtcatttattagttttcaaatttctcactggaaatttttaaggtttaaaacccatgtcggTAACTTTTTCGTCCTTATCATAATGCCATATACATACGCTATCcaacaacttttgcaggaaaataagaagaaaaaagagagaaaaaggttgttataaaaatataaattaatttcaaaccgattagtccatgcagtcattttggtgtcagcggtatgaaaaactatgctaaaactaagtaaaagtcctattacttcagtaaaaattgaaataatgacttgaaacttagtattatatgtttttagaccagtttgataaaataaacccaaaaattttttttgctattatCATAGTTTTTGAGTTCCTGAATATagccatttttggagactcCGATGAACTGTTTTTGACAGCTTATCATTTTcacaagccatgtgtacagaaaaca encodes the following:
- the LOC130627482 gene encoding zinc metalloproteinase nas-4-like, producing MDRDKYSGDGIFSDVSEQESFHKQENNPKKDEDDTSIENEKEEIFKSDEAPPGAVDEDPSLEDSHEEGLGESDTSSNEEPRELHNGDHLGHGDIMFRKGEEEAEFGRKTSGDEESDEQSRDATNDLNKRWSMPVPYQIEGSLGSSARSAISQAIAEIQLKTCITFRQKQSGDNDYISFFKDTNRCWSFIGKSGGKQQVSLGSGCEHKNTAIHEIMHALGFWHEQSRPDRDNYVTVHLSNVKAGEEHNFDKKLANKVTTFGFPYDYESTMHYDKYDFSKNGRATITGKNNPNQKLGRCSSCGMSIIDADQLNAMYCSAVQSNLNRDTLRTQMARLVAGHSGQSNDVFRHDVLNFLKKVYPNYNFMVNAYNAVSGYDTHAYIGKCTHIFRSYNKNLVVCYSRKTSRFPTAAKQSEIVSATLATIVNKNCDAKWARDTAWKKATSYGYPIAGIEVVRFGSGLRTASHGPLRFINYKCHKCTGWWAHKKCNNNHDSSFVIMFG